From the Desulfarculaceae bacterium genome, one window contains:
- a CDS encoding PAS domain S-box protein yields the protein MAKLLPQRASFKTAAVVVVVASMLLFGLIAAYSLFVLHSVVQQAEEENLAADRAQASLGVLFIADHQHSLFTRLAAVASRPSFGRLLTSGEAPELRAYLNSLAGQYEELRTALVTDPHGRILMEAPAARVKGSPDLVLPMGEARAPDQPWVSGAQKTSDGRLLVTLGVPIPGPRGSVLGYLAVRQTNEPWRNFLSHLSARPGRSYYLFDNQGGLLASGPQASARLARLAEELRRELGSRPGPLSRMAAMAWGGEAFVSASAVSGLGWVLVVAQPYEQAMAQALALSRQVYLFLALLAAGITFGTLLLLSLYRAQQTVLERTDQEARRLESEVAKRTAELRLANDRLRTLFRDLPDMIYEVDAEGKLTLVNRAVTRLLGYEPREMVGRLRREFVLSDDLDKFDEERLRAERGEKMNMMALRHVTKDGQTRWLSVHSRGVFDPQGHLVGRRGVARDVTQQVLAERQVRELSRRLIGAQEDERKRLAQDLHDEMGQLLSALKIGLQGEAARRGGGPEMDRLIRLTQKVMDRVRALAYNLRPAILDSFGLAAAARDLCEALSEAGLLQVETEIQEVPLDLAPEVSLSIYRCLQEALNNVVRHSRSGWAKVELAMEGNLIRMAVSDRGRGFDVEAVLEDGGAGRSLGLLGIRERMNLLGGHLELTSSPQGTRLVVEVPLEEAHA from the coding sequence ATGGCCAAGCTCTTACCCCAACGCGCCTCCTTCAAGACCGCCGCCGTGGTGGTGGTGGTGGCTTCCATGCTGCTGTTCGGCCTCATCGCGGCCTACAGTCTGTTCGTCCTGCACTCGGTGGTGCAGCAGGCCGAGGAGGAGAACCTGGCCGCCGACCGGGCCCAGGCCTCCCTGGGCGTGCTGTTCATCGCCGACCACCAGCACAGCCTGTTCACCCGGCTGGCGGCGGTGGCCTCGCGGCCTTCCTTTGGCCGCCTGCTCACCAGCGGCGAGGCCCCTGAGCTGAGGGCCTACCTCAATTCCCTGGCCGGGCAGTATGAGGAGTTGCGCACCGCCCTGGTCACCGACCCCCACGGCCGCATCCTCATGGAGGCCCCGGCGGCGCGGGTCAAGGGATCGCCCGACCTGGTGCTGCCGATGGGCGAGGCCCGCGCTCCGGACCAACCCTGGGTCTCGGGAGCCCAAAAGACCAGCGACGGCCGCCTGCTGGTCACCCTGGGGGTGCCCATCCCCGGTCCCCGGGGCAGCGTGCTCGGCTATTTGGCCGTGCGCCAGACCAACGAGCCCTGGCGCAACTTCCTGTCCCACCTCTCGGCCCGGCCGGGGCGTTCCTACTATCTGTTCGACAACCAGGGCGGGCTTTTGGCCTCCGGCCCCCAGGCCTCCGCGCGCCTGGCCCGCCTGGCCGAGGAGCTGCGCCGCGAGCTGGGCAGCCGGCCCGGCCCCTTGTCGCGCATGGCCGCCATGGCCTGGGGCGGCGAGGCCTTCGTCTCCGCCTCGGCGGTCAGCGGCCTGGGCTGGGTGCTGGTGGTGGCCCAGCCCTATGAGCAGGCCATGGCCCAGGCCTTGGCCCTGTCGCGCCAGGTGTATTTGTTCCTGGCCCTTTTGGCCGCGGGCATCACCTTCGGCACCCTGCTGCTGTTGTCCTTGTACCGCGCCCAGCAGACGGTTTTGGAGCGCACCGACCAGGAGGCGCGCCGCCTGGAGAGCGAGGTGGCCAAGCGCACCGCCGAGCTGCGCCTGGCCAACGACCGCCTGCGCACCCTGTTCCGCGACTTGCCGGACATGATCTACGAGGTGGACGCCGAGGGCAAGCTGACCCTGGTCAACCGGGCGGTGACCCGGCTGCTGGGCTACGAGCCCCGCGAGATGGTGGGCCGCCTGCGCCGCGAATTCGTCTTGAGCGACGACCTGGACAAGTTCGACGAGGAGCGCCTCCGGGCCGAGCGCGGCGAGAAGATGAACATGATGGCCCTGCGGCACGTGACCAAGGACGGCCAGACCCGCTGGCTTTCGGTGCACTCGCGCGGGGTATTCGATCCCCAGGGCCACCTGGTGGGTCGCCGGGGAGTGGCCCGCGACGTGACCCAGCAGGTGCTGGCCGAGCGCCAGGTGCGCGAGCTCTCCCGGCGGCTCATCGGGGCCCAGGAGGACGAGCGCAAGCGCCTGGCCCAGGACCTGCATGACGAGATGGGCCAGCTCCTCTCGGCCCTGAAGATCGGCCTGCAAGGCGAGGCCGCCCGGCGGGGGGGCGGCCCGGAGATGGATCGCCTGATCCGCCTGACCCAAAAGGTTATGGACCGGGTGCGCGCCCTGGCCTACAATCTTCGTCCGGCCATCTTGGACAGCTTTGGCCTGGCCGCGGCGGCCCGCGACCTCTGCGAGGCGCTCAGCGAGGCGGGCCTGTTGCAGGTGGAGACCGAAATCCAGGAAGTGCCCCTGGACCTGGCGCCCGAGGTCAGCCTGTCCATTTACCGCTGTCTGCAAGAGGCGCTCAACAACGTGGTGCGCCACTCGCGCTCCGGCTGGGCCAAGGTGGAGCTAGCCATGGAGGGCAACCTCATCAGGATGGCGGTTAGCGACCGGGGTCGCGGCTTCGACGTGGAGGCGGTCCTGGAAGACGGCGGGGCCGGGCGCAGCCTGGGCCTGCTGGGCATACGCGAGCGTATGAACCTGCTGGGTGGGCACCTGGAGCTGACTTCGTCGCCCCAGGGGACCCGCCTGGTGGTCGAGGTGCCTTTGGAGGAGGCTCATGCCTGA
- a CDS encoding response regulator transcription factor, which yields MPDKIRAIICDDHAIFRQGIKQVLAANPALEVVGEAGDGLEAVALVKKLAPEVVIMDITMPELTGIEATREIVALRPETRVVILSVHSRKTFISEALKAGARGYVLKDSAGEKLLAAVDAVIKGECYLDSPVAGHIVDEFLAVPEAAPESSEQAERLSDRERQVLRLIVEGNTNKQIADKLFLSPKTVDNHRSRIMSKLGRHDLIGLVKYAIASGLVDPDSWSR from the coding sequence ATGCCTGACAAGATTCGCGCCATAATCTGCGACGACCACGCCATCTTCCGCCAGGGCATCAAGCAGGTCCTGGCGGCCAACCCCGCCCTGGAGGTGGTGGGCGAGGCCGGCGACGGCCTGGAGGCGGTGGCCCTGGTCAAGAAGCTGGCTCCCGAGGTGGTGATCATGGACATCACCATGCCCGAGCTCACCGGCATCGAGGCCACCCGCGAGATCGTGGCCCTGCGCCCCGAGACCCGGGTGGTGATCCTCAGCGTGCACTCGCGCAAGACCTTCATCTCCGAGGCGCTCAAGGCCGGGGCCCGGGGCTATGTGCTCAAGGACTCGGCCGGGGAGAAGCTCCTGGCCGCGGTGGACGCGGTGATCAAGGGCGAGTGCTATCTGGACTCTCCCGTGGCCGGGCACATTGTGGACGAGTTTTTGGCCGTGCCCGAGGCCGCCCCGGAAAGCAGCGAGCAGGCCGAGCGCCTGAGCGACCGCGAGCGCCAGGTGCTTCGGCTCATCGTGGAGGGCAACACCAACAAGCAGATCGCGGACAAGCTGTTCCTGAGTCCCAAGACGGTGGACAACCACCGCTCCCGCATCATGAGCAAGCTGGGCCGCCACGACCTCATCGGCCTGGTCAAGTACGCTATCGCCAGCGGCCTGGTGGACCCGGACTCCTGGAGCCGCTAG
- a CDS encoding cytochrome c, translating to MIKTVFSLALAALLLLASMGPALSEGNWRKGKYLYRKNCRTCHTANGPAKDLSPATYKQAKWAELFNQNKIPCKPKWPKMSESNLTDIYAYLHGHAADSPSPAKCK from the coding sequence ATGATAAAGACCGTATTCTCCCTGGCCCTGGCCGCGCTGCTCTTGCTGGCCAGCATGGGGCCGGCCCTTTCCGAGGGCAACTGGCGCAAGGGCAAGTACCTCTACCGCAAGAACTGCCGCACCTGCCATACGGCCAACGGCCCGGCCAAGGACCTGAGCCCGGCCACCTACAAGCAGGCCAAGTGGGCCGAGCTGTTCAACCAGAACAAGATTCCCTGCAAGCCCAAGTGGCCCAAGATGAGCGAGTCGAACCTGACCGACATCTACGCCTATCTGCACGGCCACGCGGCGGACTCGCCCAGCCCGGCCAAGTGCAAATAG
- a CDS encoding 4Fe-4S dicluster domain-containing protein translates to MSAQKAQRLAIVVDTQKCFDCKACMIACKVENQVPDGHWRNWVKHTGGLEGKRTQFQPGQCMQCSQPSCVAACPVGATYQLQNGVVVIDPKKCIGCANCVSACPYGARFRNAKTRVADKCDFCLHRLERGELPACVETCPTKARVFGDLNDPASPVSQLMATRKLVTVDSPQVHTQPNIYYTQGTLMLDWAVTPTLPGGMHMPPEFWKVG, encoded by the coding sequence ATGAGCGCGCAAAAAGCCCAACGCCTGGCCATCGTGGTCGACACCCAGAAATGCTTTGACTGCAAGGCCTGCATGATCGCCTGCAAGGTGGAGAACCAGGTGCCGGACGGCCATTGGCGCAACTGGGTGAAACACACCGGAGGCCTGGAGGGCAAGCGCACCCAGTTCCAGCCCGGCCAGTGCATGCAGTGCAGTCAGCCCTCCTGCGTGGCCGCCTGCCCGGTGGGGGCCACCTATCAGCTGCAAAACGGAGTGGTGGTCATTGACCCCAAGAAGTGCATCGGCTGCGCCAACTGCGTGAGCGCCTGCCCTTACGGCGCGCGCTTTCGCAACGCCAAGACCCGGGTGGCCGACAAATGCGACTTTTGCCTGCACCGGCTGGAGCGGGGCGAGCTGCCTGCCTGCGTGGAGACCTGCCCCACCAAGGCGCGGGTCTTCGGCGATCTGAACGACCCGGCCAGCCCGGTGAGCCAACTCATGGCCACTCGCAAGCTGGTAACCGTGGACTCGCCCCAGGTCCACACCCAGCCCAACATCTATTACACCCAGGGCACGCTGATGCTCGACTGGGCGGTGACCCCCACCCTGCCCGGCGGCATGCACATGCCCCCCGAGTTCTGGAAGGTCGGCTAA
- a CDS encoding molybdopterin-dependent oxidoreductase yields MSITKKTGMTRRRWLQLSGAASAAALASSGGAWRALAGDQKPAPPALEKKFSACDMCFNKCGLIARVEKGVVTKLDPNPRYLKSRGMLCARGNAGVMQLYDPDRLKYPLLRAGARGEGKWRRISWDEALDLAAAKLKAIGEQYTRCGTVFMAGTDTQSTFVHRFAEVYGSYNVISHESNCLLSRNRAYLDTYGVVPIPDTLNCKYLVMPGANRFEALVTPDSIDMVTALQGGAKLVVLDPRYTKTAALATEWHAIRPGSDMAFFLAVAHVLIKEGLYDKEFVAKRTHGFKRLAAHVRQYTPEWAAGETDIAAKDITRIARELAAAAPAAMVYPGRRSSDYVDSTQIRRSMAIVNALLGNWDQAGGLTLPHKIKTGSIPYEAPFYDSNPEDRVDAGRAKMMFPEEGSFKYTRDAVIEGKPYPVKCFFSYKTNPMQTGANRAKTVEMISKLDFMISVDIAMSDTAWMADLVLPAPTYLEREDPVSSFQGSSACSGMVMRDPVVPPMYETRSVFWIMKELAGRLGLGEYFDFTIADFRAAQLKKLPQVDAALKNEGVYNEVVTTHGVHQNKPFRTRSTKVELYNDRYKENGVDPLPVYRSRPEVPQDRFRMVVGRNAYISQSSSTNNALLCQLEDENSLWIAPCRAKRLGIAPGDTVRVSSPAGAVRLKARVTQEIRPDTVYMDTGFGPLSTWLKNIYGKGACLSAVLTDEADEVSGNMAMHETLVTVEKVQS; encoded by the coding sequence ATGAGCATCACCAAGAAGACCGGCATGACCCGCCGCCGTTGGCTCCAGCTCAGCGGGGCGGCCTCGGCCGCGGCCCTGGCCAGCAGTGGCGGCGCCTGGCGGGCCCTGGCCGGCGACCAGAAACCCGCCCCCCCGGCCCTGGAGAAGAAGTTCTCGGCCTGCGACATGTGCTTCAACAAGTGCGGGCTCATCGCGCGGGTGGAAAAAGGGGTGGTCACCAAGCTGGACCCCAACCCGCGCTACCTCAAGTCCCGGGGCATGCTCTGCGCCCGGGGCAACGCTGGGGTGATGCAGCTCTACGACCCGGACCGCCTCAAGTACCCCCTCTTGCGCGCGGGCGCGCGGGGCGAGGGCAAATGGCGGCGCATCAGCTGGGACGAGGCGCTGGACCTGGCCGCCGCCAAGCTCAAGGCCATCGGCGAGCAGTACACCCGCTGCGGTACGGTGTTCATGGCCGGCACGGACACCCAGAGCACCTTTGTGCACCGCTTCGCCGAGGTCTACGGCTCCTACAACGTGATCTCCCACGAGTCCAACTGCCTGCTCAGCCGCAACCGGGCCTATCTGGACACCTACGGCGTGGTGCCCATCCCGGACACGCTCAACTGCAAATACCTCGTCATGCCCGGGGCCAACCGCTTCGAGGCCCTGGTCACGCCGGACAGCATCGACATGGTCACCGCCTTGCAAGGCGGGGCCAAGCTGGTGGTGCTGGACCCGCGCTACACCAAGACCGCGGCCCTGGCCACCGAGTGGCACGCCATCCGGCCGGGCTCGGACATGGCCTTTTTCCTGGCCGTGGCCCACGTGCTCATCAAAGAGGGCCTCTATGACAAGGAGTTCGTGGCCAAGCGGACCCACGGCTTCAAGCGGCTGGCCGCGCATGTGCGGCAGTACACCCCCGAGTGGGCCGCGGGCGAGACCGACATCGCGGCCAAGGACATAACCCGCATCGCCCGTGAACTGGCCGCGGCCGCCCCGGCGGCCATGGTCTATCCTGGCCGCCGCTCCAGCGACTATGTGGACTCCACCCAGATCCGGCGCTCCATGGCCATTGTCAACGCCCTGTTGGGCAACTGGGACCAGGCCGGCGGCCTGACCCTGCCCCACAAGATCAAGACCGGCTCCATCCCCTATGAGGCGCCCTTTTACGATTCCAACCCCGAGGACCGGGTGGACGCGGGCCGGGCCAAGATGATGTTCCCCGAGGAGGGCTCGTTCAAGTACACCCGCGACGCGGTGATCGAGGGCAAGCCCTACCCGGTGAAATGCTTCTTCTCCTACAAGACCAACCCCATGCAGACCGGGGCCAACCGGGCCAAGACTGTTGAGATGATCTCCAAGCTGGACTTCATGATCAGCGTGGACATCGCCATGAGCGACACCGCCTGGATGGCCGATCTGGTCTTGCCCGCCCCCACCTACCTGGAGCGCGAGGACCCGGTCTCCTCCTTCCAGGGCTCCTCGGCCTGCTCGGGCATGGTCATGCGCGACCCGGTGGTGCCGCCCATGTACGAGACCCGCTCGGTCTTCTGGATCATGAAGGAGCTGGCCGGCCGCCTGGGCCTGGGGGAGTATTTCGACTTCACCATCGCCGACTTCCGCGCGGCCCAGCTGAAAAAGCTGCCCCAGGTGGACGCCGCCCTCAAGAACGAGGGCGTGTACAACGAGGTGGTGACCACCCACGGGGTGCATCAGAACAAGCCTTTCCGCACCCGCTCCACCAAGGTCGAGCTATACAACGACCGCTACAAGGAAAACGGGGTGGACCCGCTGCCGGTGTACCGTTCCCGCCCCGAGGTGCCCCAGGACCGCTTCCGCATGGTGGTGGGGCGCAACGCCTACATCTCGCAAAGCTCCAGCACCAACAACGCCCTGCTCTGCCAGCTGGAGGACGAGAACAGCCTGTGGATCGCGCCCTGCCGCGCCAAGCGCCTGGGCATCGCGCCCGGCGACACGGTGCGGGTGAGCAGCCCGGCCGGGGCGGTCCGGCTCAAGGCGCGGGTGACCCAGGAGATACGGCCGGACACGGTGTACATGGACACCGGCTTCGGGCCGCTGTCCACCTGGCTGAAAAACATCTACGGCAAGGGGGCCTGCCTCAGCGCGGTGCTCACCGACGAGGCCGACGAGGTCTCGGGCAACATGGCCATGCATGAAACCCTGGTCACCGTGGAAAAGGTGCAAAGCTGA
- the hybB gene encoding Ni/Fe-hydrogenase cytochrome b subunit: MSKHEAAAPVEEKFLSPGVMVLLALMAIGGAFIAARFLFGIGKVSNLNNQFPWGIWIAVDVATGVALAAGGFTTGLIAYVFNRDQYHAVIRPALLTAMLGYTFVVLGLLVDIGRYWNITSPIFNHNPNSVLFEVAMCVMIYLHVLYIEFLPIVVERFKGRVNLTLKKHNWLLVFLGDMLESVLEFLDRILGKVMFLFIIAGIVLSCLHQSSLGTLMLIAPSKVHPLWYTPILPLLFLLSAFAAGYPMVAFESLLVAKSFNRQPEMEVLTPLARFMPVLMGIYLAFKIGDMLWRGTYVYLLEGSYQSNSFIVEMLFGVILPFTLLLFDKVRRSPGWLFFASALFVLGIMLNRINVFLVAYNPPYKLTSYFPAVGEIFITAGLIATLMFLYRVCVFIFPVLGAHPKKLSPVVLSALALAVLLGLSAAPDTAIAAETAAKRPLETKAQPFPAPKDTVRLFMLDSPVIKEHSDFYEPVRFMHGKHAGVLGDCTICHHRQPREKGDTYGAPVRMAELQAKGIKPVSCKECHGAPFNPKQLNTPGLKGAYHQLCMDCHKESEQTPHARGPIIYSSMVRGAKVRPLETRAPTDCLACHAKKVPDHHALVKLDKGVTPHEVTQNCLSCHKEAGKAILHTSHWNWQGPSPYTVGNEKRVDLGKRHNTINNFCINLSGNWARCTSCHIGYGWKDANFDFKNPANIDCLVCHDTTGDYRKNPKGAGMPFKDVDLARVAKNVGRPSRNTCGMNCHFVGGGGDAVKHGDMSSAMAKPDKNHDVHMGLTGGGMNFRCQDCHKTRNHLISGRSISVPAVEGDLTCEQCHTDRPHIGRPYLDYHLNQHTKHVACQTCHVPVYSKGNPTKVSWDWSTAGKNKKGKKDALGMPTYAKKKGSFTWAQGVKPAYRWYNGTVKRHLLGDRVNDNGVTELTSPVGRISDPASRIYPFKIHQGKQIADAVHRYLIAPKLFGGFWKHWDWNKAAAEGMKQAGLPYSGKYTFVPTAMYWGLTHEVAPKEQSLSCADCHRTLAKAPYCGSCHQNKAGADFKKLAGAGAGPHGGKGNYVDFKALGYKGDPAKDGGRFRNLPLQAKGGK, translated from the coding sequence ATGAGTAAGCACGAAGCCGCGGCCCCGGTGGAAGAAAAATTCCTCAGCCCCGGGGTGATGGTGCTCCTGGCCCTCATGGCCATCGGCGGGGCCTTCATCGCCGCCCGTTTTTTGTTCGGCATCGGCAAGGTGTCCAACCTCAACAACCAGTTCCCCTGGGGCATCTGGATCGCGGTGGATGTGGCCACCGGCGTGGCCTTGGCCGCGGGCGGTTTTACCACCGGCCTGATCGCCTATGTGTTCAACCGCGACCAGTACCACGCGGTGATCCGCCCGGCCCTGCTCACCGCCATGCTGGGCTACACCTTCGTGGTGCTGGGCCTCTTGGTGGACATCGGGCGCTACTGGAACATCACCAGCCCCATCTTCAACCACAACCCCAACTCGGTGCTCTTCGAAGTGGCCATGTGCGTGATGATCTATCTGCACGTGCTCTACATAGAGTTCCTGCCCATCGTGGTGGAGCGTTTCAAGGGCCGGGTGAACCTGACCCTGAAGAAGCACAACTGGCTGCTGGTGTTCCTGGGGGACATGCTCGAATCGGTGCTGGAGTTTTTGGACCGCATCCTGGGCAAGGTGATGTTCCTGTTCATCATCGCGGGCATCGTGCTCTCCTGTCTGCACCAGTCCAGCCTGGGCACCCTGATGCTCATCGCGCCCTCCAAGGTGCATCCCCTGTGGTACACCCCGATCCTGCCGCTGTTGTTTTTGCTCTCGGCCTTCGCGGCCGGCTACCCCATGGTGGCCTTCGAGTCGCTCCTGGTGGCCAAGAGCTTCAACCGCCAGCCCGAGATGGAGGTGCTCACCCCCCTGGCCCGCTTTATGCCCGTGCTCATGGGCATCTACCTGGCCTTCAAGATCGGCGACATGCTCTGGCGGGGAACCTACGTGTATCTGCTGGAGGGCTCCTACCAGTCCAATTCCTTTATCGTGGAGATGCTCTTCGGGGTGATCCTGCCTTTCACCCTGCTCTTGTTCGACAAGGTGCGGCGCTCGCCGGGCTGGCTGTTTTTCGCCTCGGCCCTGTTCGTCCTGGGCATCATGCTCAACCGCATCAACGTGTTCCTGGTGGCCTACAACCCGCCCTACAAGCTGACCTCCTACTTCCCGGCCGTGGGCGAGATATTCATCACCGCCGGACTTATCGCCACCCTGATGTTCCTCTACCGGGTGTGCGTGTTCATCTTCCCGGTGCTGGGAGCCCATCCCAAGAAGCTCTCCCCGGTGGTGCTCAGCGCCCTGGCCCTGGCCGTGCTTCTGGGCCTGAGCGCCGCGCCCGATACGGCCATCGCCGCCGAGACCGCGGCCAAGCGCCCCCTGGAGACCAAGGCCCAGCCCTTCCCCGCGCCCAAGGACACGGTGCGCCTGTTCATGCTGGACAGCCCGGTGATCAAGGAGCATTCCGACTTCTACGAGCCGGTGCGCTTCATGCACGGCAAGCACGCCGGGGTGCTGGGCGACTGCACCATCTGCCACCACCGCCAGCCGCGCGAAAAGGGCGACACCTACGGCGCGCCGGTGCGCATGGCCGAGCTGCAAGCCAAGGGCATCAAGCCGGTGTCCTGCAAGGAGTGCCACGGCGCCCCTTTTAACCCCAAGCAGCTGAACACGCCCGGCCTCAAGGGCGCCTATCATCAGCTGTGCATGGACTGCCACAAGGAGTCCGAGCAGACCCCGCACGCCCGCGGGCCCATCATCTACAGCTCTATGGTGCGCGGGGCCAAGGTGCGCCCCCTGGAGACTCGCGCCCCCACCGATTGCCTGGCTTGCCACGCCAAAAAGGTGCCCGACCACCACGCCCTGGTGAAGCTGGACAAGGGAGTCACCCCGCATGAGGTGACCCAAAACTGTCTGAGCTGCCACAAGGAGGCGGGAAAGGCCATCCTGCACACCTCCCACTGGAACTGGCAGGGGCCCTCGCCCTACACCGTAGGCAACGAGAAGCGGGTGGACCTGGGCAAGCGCCACAACACCATCAACAACTTCTGCATCAACCTCTCAGGCAACTGGGCGCGCTGCACCTCCTGCCACATCGGTTATGGCTGGAAGGACGCCAACTTCGACTTCAAGAACCCGGCCAACATCGACTGCCTGGTTTGCCATGACACCACCGGCGATTACCGCAAGAACCCCAAGGGCGCGGGCATGCCCTTCAAGGACGTGGACCTGGCCCGGGTTGCCAAAAACGTGGGGCGGCCCAGCCGCAACACCTGCGGCATGAACTGCCACTTCGTGGGCGGCGGGGGCGACGCGGTCAAGCACGGCGACATGAGCTCGGCCATGGCCAAGCCCGACAAGAACCACGACGTGCACATGGGCCTGACCGGCGGAGGCATGAACTTCCGCTGCCAGGACTGCCACAAGACCCGCAACCACCTCATCTCCGGGCGCAGCATCTCGGTGCCCGCGGTGGAGGGCGACCTGACCTGCGAGCAGTGCCACACCGACCGGCCCCACATCGGGCGGCCCTATCTGGACTACCACCTGAACCAGCACACCAAGCACGTGGCCTGCCAGACCTGTCACGTGCCGGTCTACTCCAAGGGCAACCCCACCAAGGTGTCCTGGGACTGGTCCACCGCCGGGAAGAACAAGAAGGGCAAGAAAGACGCCCTGGGCATGCCCACCTATGCCAAGAAGAAGGGCAGCTTCACCTGGGCCCAAGGGGTGAAGCCCGCCTATCGTTGGTACAACGGCACGGTCAAGCGGCACCTTTTGGGCGACCGCGTCAACGACAACGGCGTCACCGAACTGACCTCGCCGGTGGGCCGCATATCCGACCCGGCCAGCCGCATCTATCCCTTCAAGATCCACCAGGGCAAGCAGATCGCCGACGCGGTGCACCGCTACCTCATCGCGCCCAAGCTCTTCGGCGGCTTTTGGAAGCACTGGGACTGGAACAAGGCCGCAGCCGAGGGCATGAAGCAGGCCGGCCTGCCCTACTCCGGCAAGTACACCTTCGTGCCCACGGCCATGTACTGGGGCCTGACCCACGAGGTGGCTCCCAAGGAGCAGTCGCTCTCCTGCGCCGACTGCCACCGGACCCTGGCCAAGGCCCCCTACTGCGGCTCCTGCCATCAGAACAAGGCCGGAGCTGACTTCAAGAAGCTGGCCGGAGCGGGCGCGGGCCCGCACGGCGGCAAGGGCAACTACGTGGACTTCAAGGCCCTGGGCTACAAGGGCGATCCGGCCAAGGACGGCGGCCGCTTCCGCAACCTGCCCTTGCAGGCGAAGGGGGGCAAGTAA
- a CDS encoding 4Fe-4S dicluster domain-containing protein, whose amino-acid sequence MEINRRSFFKIAGATAALPLATAGKASAKAKKAPPEGQVGCLVDTTLCVGCRKCEQACNQRNHLPQPKQSFEEMAVLESLRRMDDTSFTVVNKYYPNNIGTLTWRQRPTYVKFQCMHCADPSCVSACIVGALSKAPNGAVVYDVDKCIGCRYCMIACPFQVPAYEYDKALTPQVRKCTFCFDQVKDGGLPACAQVCPREVITFGPREKLLDLARWKMKNNPGKYHERIFGEHEVGGTSWLYLASEPFENIGFPKLSPTPPPRLTESIQHAITSYLAVPLGLYGVLGGIMWLSGYLKKSQEAEMGHHDDDQKEAGHE is encoded by the coding sequence ATGGAAATAAACCGTAGAAGCTTTTTCAAGATCGCCGGGGCCACCGCCGCCCTGCCCCTGGCCACGGCCGGCAAGGCCTCGGCCAAGGCCAAGAAGGCCCCCCCGGAAGGCCAGGTGGGTTGCCTGGTGGACACCACCCTGTGCGTGGGCTGCCGCAAGTGCGAGCAGGCCTGCAACCAGCGCAACCACCTGCCCCAGCCCAAGCAGTCCTTCGAGGAGATGGCTGTCCTGGAGAGCCTGCGGCGCATGGACGACACCAGCTTCACGGTGGTCAACAAGTACTACCCCAACAACATCGGCACCCTCACCTGGCGGCAGCGGCCCACCTACGTGAAGTTCCAGTGTATGCACTGCGCCGACCCCTCCTGCGTGTCGGCCTGCATCGTGGGGGCGCTGAGCAAGGCCCCCAACGGCGCGGTGGTCTACGACGTGGACAAATGCATCGGCTGCCGCTACTGCATGATCGCCTGTCCCTTCCAGGTGCCGGCCTATGAGTACGACAAGGCCCTGACTCCCCAGGTGCGCAAGTGCACCTTCTGCTTCGACCAGGTGAAAGACGGCGGCCTGCCCGCCTGCGCCCAGGTCTGCCCCCGCGAGGTGATCACCTTCGGGCCCCGGGAGAAGCTTTTGGATCTGGCCCGCTGGAAGATGAAGAACAACCCCGGCAAATATCATGAGCGCATCTTCGGGGAGCACGAGGTGGGCGGCACCTCCTGGCTCTATCTGGCCTCCGAGCCTTTCGAGAACATCGGCTTCCCCAAGCTGAGCCCCACGCCCCCTCCCCGGCTCACCGAATCCATCCAGCACGCCATCACCAGCTACCTGGCCGTGCCCCTGGGCCTCTACGGAGTCCTGGGCGGCATCATGTGGCTCTCGGGCTATCTGAAAAAGAGCCAGGAGGCCGAGATGGGCCATCACGACGACGACCAGAAGGAGGCGGGCCATGAGTAA
- a CDS encoding sulfurtransferase TusA family protein, protein MGPHHEVDLNGVVAPLCLLQMKSALNRLNPGERLRVMVHDEGLIGMIGQIVSRSSDCIVEQRPSDDGISLIIQKGKRET, encoded by the coding sequence ATGGGCCCACATCATGAAGTCGACCTCAACGGCGTGGTCGCCCCTTTGTGCCTGCTGCAGATGAAGAGCGCCCTAAACCGCCTGAACCCAGGCGAGCGGCTCCGGGTAATGGTGCATGACGAAGGTCTCATCGGGATGATCGGCCAGATAGTGTCGCGCTCGTCCGATTGCATCGTGGAGCAGCGGCCTTCGGACGACGGCATCAGCCTGATCATACAAAAGGGTAAACGCGAAACCTAG